GTGCTGGCGTGTGTGGGGTGCGGCCTGGCACCTGCAGGCCAGACCTCAGAGGCAGGGCGCCGGGCGTCCACCACCGACGCGTCCCGTGACACCCGCCCACCCCGGGCGCAGCCGTCCTTCCAGGGGTGAGGTGGGTGCTCCCTCACAGGCGCACACTACGTGTTCGACACCGCCTTCTCAAGGAACTTCAGCCTCCTCgagagccagtgggagtttgTGCGGCGGTTCCGAGGACAGGCCGACCCCGAGCAGGCCCTGCCCGTGCTGACTTCTGCCTGCCCAGGTGTGCGCCCGCGGCCGGTAGCTGGACGTGGTGAGGAGGGTGGGGGCTCTTCGGCAGGAGCCACCTGAGGGTTACCTGGAGCCACTTCAGTTCCTGAGGGGTGATCATGGGGACACCAGAGACACGTGTTGGCAAGAGCAGAGCAGAGGGCTCTTTGGTGGGACCCTAACCCCTTGCATGAGTCAACCACCCCCGGAAGTCACCTCACTGCCCTGCTCACACCCCGCATCGGCCTCAGGCTGGATCTGCTACGCGGAGAAGACCCACGGGAGCACCCTCCTCCCCCACATCAGCACGGCACGGTCCCCGCAGCAGGTCATGGGCTCCCTGGTCAAGGACTTCTTCGCCCAGCAGCAGGTAACGGGGACCCAGAGTGAGCCCCCCTGCGGTGCCCCCCATCAGCCCTGCACCGCCGCCTCACTGCCACACCCTGCACACAGCATCTGACCCCCGACAAGGTCTACCACGCGACAGTAATGCCCTGCTATGACAAAAAGCTGGAAGCCTCCAGACCCGACTTCTTCAGCCAGGAGCACCAGACACGCGACGTGGACTGTGTCATCACCACAGGTGCGGGCCCGGGCCAGCCAGCGCTGTGACTGGGAGCCGTGCGTCTGTAATGGTCTCTGTCGCTCCTGAGACTCAGCTGAAGCGTGTCTGTGCTGTGGTCTCCTGCAGGCGAAGTCTTCAAGCTGCTGGAAGAAGAAGGGGTCTCGCTGTCAGAGCTGGAGCCGGCTCCTCTGGACAGTCTGTACGTCATCACCGGCCCTGTTGGAGGAGCTGTAAGCTCACCCAGCACTGGGTGCTCTCCACCCGGGGGGTCTCGCAGGTCTGGGCAGGCGGCAGGAGGGGCCGTGGCCCTCAACGCAGGCACTggcctcctcccttttctctggcCTGGCCTCCCTCGGCCCCTCGTGTGTCTCGGTGTCCAAGATGCTTGAGATCCCGAGGCAGCCTGTGGACAACTGGCTGATGGTCGTCAGAGCTGACCCTGACTTCACACAGGTCTGAGCTCCCCCAGGACAGGTGGTACGACGGAGGGGACAGTCCTTTGCCACACAAGCCTCTGCCCAACACACCCTCAAGGCCTTGGGCTCTGACTCATCTTGCGCTTAGAAAGCAAACACTCTCAAACCTGAGACAGAGGTTGCTGCAAGGCCTCGGTGGGCAGCAGCCCCAACACCACCTGAGGCCTGGCCTCTTCCCCAGGTGCAGCAGTGCCTCTGCCCAGGAGCCCACCAGCCATCAGGGCGGGGGCTCAGGGGGCTACCTGGAGCACGTGTTCCGGCATGCAGCCCAGGAGCTCTTCGGGATCCATGTCACTGAGGTCACCTACAGACCCCTGAGGTCAGTGGGGAGGGCCGGAGCCGGGCCCTGCACTCTGGCTCAGGTGATGGGACGAGCACTCCCGAGCCCTGGGTCTCCTCACGGTAGAGCTCAGTGTCCCTACCCACAGCACTGGGCTGCACGAGGGCGGGACGGAGCTCCTGGCACACACTGTGTCCTGATGTGAGCCCCCACTCCAGGGAGGGTGGGCTGGGGCTCGTCTGACCTTGGGAAGGCGGGGTTCCCATTCTACAGACCAGGAACCTGAGGCTGGGACTGCCTGCCCCACTGGTGGGAAGGagcttcttcccctcccccctcacCGCCCCCACCGGGAgtgagcctggtatgctgtgtgGACAGCCAGGTCTGTGCCCTCAGGAACAAGGACCTCCAGGAGGTGATTCTGGAGAGGGAGGGCCAAGTCCTGCTGCACTTTGCCGCAGCTTACGGCTTCCGCAACATCCAGAACCTGGTGCAGAAGCTCAAGCGCGGGCGCTGCCCCTACCACTACGTGGAGGTCATGGCCTGCCCGGCAGGTAGCTATGGGCAGGGGGCCCCCGGGACCCTGTGCGCCGGCCGGCATTCTCTGTGACCACGCCTGCCCCCCTCTGCCACAGGGTGCCTCAATGGCGGGGGACAGCTCAAGGCCCCTGACATGCCCGGCAAGGAGCTCCTGCAGCAGGTCGAGAGGCTATATGGCCTGGTCAGGACAGAAGCACCGGAGGACGCACCCGGGGTCCAGGAGCTGTATGAGCGCTGGCTGCAGGGTGCAGGCTCGGAGCGGGCTGGCCGCCTGCTGCACACCAGCTACCACGCTGTGGAGAAGGCTGGCTCTGGACTCAGTATCAGGTGGTAGAGGCCTCACGGGTCCAGCCAGTCCACTGCCACCAACACCAGGACTCCTGAGAAGGTGGGGGGTCTCCAGCAGGGCAGCTGCCCGAGACCCCGAGGGGCGCCCCCAAATGCTGCAGGGACACTGGGACCCTCGGAGCAATGGGACTCAGGATCGCTCTCACCTGGGCTCCCCCTGGGTGTGCGGGAGGGGGTCTCAGCTCGTCCCGTGGGAGGGCTCCTCACCCTCCATCTCTAGAGTCCCCCCAAACTGCTGTGGGGTGGTGGTGACAGGCTGGACCTGCCCGGCTGGTGAGGTCACAGCAGAGCCTGGGGAACCTACCACACTGGGCAGCCGAGGACACTGGCTGGACACAGGCAGCCAGCCCATGACCCCACCTGGGGTGGGGTGCCCCTCCACCGACACCAGGTGTCTGATGGAGCTGTGATGCCTGGGGCCGGAGAACCTGCCTCCCGGGGGCTGAGTCCTGTGTCCACAGCTGGACCCCTActggctggggctggggcggggcaCGTCCCTGAGCTCATCTCTAGTAAAAACAGCTTCTTTTCAAGAGTGTCTGTCTGCGTCGAGAAAAAGGCCTTTCAAAGCTTTATTTGAAGTTCAGGAGCCCTGCACACCCCACTGCACTGTGTGCAAACACCCCTGTCTCACTGTGGCCCGGAGTGGGGCCGGGTGTCCAACCCCAGAAGTGCCAGAGCACCCACCCTCCGGGGCCGGGCAGGACTGAGGATGGCCAGGCCCTCCTATGGGTCGAGGGAGGATGGCCGTGTGGCCTGGCCCATGTAGAGCTCACTTCTGCCGGGGTGTGCTCAGGAGCCCCCACTGCAGCGCAAGGAGAGCCCGGGCCTGTGGCTGCAGCGGCTCAGCCGCCCTCTCGAAGCTCGCTCGCTCCCTGCAGAGCACATCTAGGACGTCGGATGGGGCCACCTTCCCTGTGAACTTGCGCACAGACTCCTctctgtggggagagggggcaCTGTGGGGTTCAAGGGGACCCACGGGGTGAACCAGACGTGGTGGTAGAGACAGCCCAGGGACCGGCCCCCTGCCACCTGATGTCCAAATAAGTGCAGGGGAGACCCAGAGCACAAGTCAGCCCCGTGCCAGCCTGCTGTGCAGCGAGGTGCCTGGGGAGGACACAGGTCCCCAAGACGCACTGGCTCAGGCCCTGCCCCATGCTCCCCAGCCCCCCTCACCCATACGCGAGGGCCCAGCATGCTGGCTGGTACTCACGCCACCCTCAGGAAGGGGTTGTAAAGGAGTTCTTCGCCCAGGGTTGCCGGCACCGTGGGCACATCGTCCTCATCCCTCTGCTGGAACAAGCACAGACCCCAGTCACCGCCTTGTCTGGCAGCCCCAGGCAGCTTGGCTCCGTCACCTGCAGCCTGGGGGTTTGAGCCTAGGCCCTGAAGGTGGGCACTCGAGGGCCAGTCTGCAGGTGGCCCAGAGCCTAGGATAGGTGAATGCCCCAGCCAAGCCAGGCCTGGTCTCCCAGACCAGTAGTCATGGCTGACACcccacccatacacacacactcagtgcTGTCCTGGCCCCAGCCCGCCCCACCCTCCAACCTTGCCACCGAGAGTGGAGGAGTGGCCACACCTTGGCCCACGACAGCTTGGCCTTCACATGGTCGTTGTAAGGCTCCACTTTCTGTGCAAACTCGAGGTTGCCCAGTGTGTGCTCGTGACCACAGAACACCTTCTGGAGAGACGAGGTGCTTGGGTGCACAGCACTGCCATGGGCAGAGATGCTCCCCACCCCCTCGCCGGTCCACTTCTTGCCACAGCTGGCAAGAAGGCAGTCATCCTGAACCCTGGCATAGGCAGGTGCAGTGCGTGCTGCTTATATGGGAAGCCGGGCCCCCACAGCCATGAGAGGGCAAGGGGCAGACTGCTCACTGTCTCAGGGGGCAGGGTGCCCAGGGTCTCCACCAAGCTCTGGTACATCTGCTGAACTGTGCCCTCCAGGCGTGAGCCGCAGCCGGCCACGGACAGTGCATCCCCTGGGGAGTTGGGTGGGTCAGAGAGAGTGGAATGGGGCACggggaggtggggcaggtgggTACAGGGCAGCCAGTACCCGAGAACACGGCGGGAGGGTCCGGACATTCCTCTTCCCACAGGAAGTAGCTCATGTGGCCCAAGGTGTGGCCGGGCGTCAGGAGGCAGCGCACGTGGATGGCCCCAAACTGTGGCAGAGGAGCAGGTGAGGAGGTTGGGCCCAGGCTCTCTCCCCGTCCCTCCCAGGCGAGCGCTCACCCGCAGCTCCTCGCCATGTGCCAGCCTGCGCGTCAGCGCACAGATGCGCTCGTCCGCACCCAACACCACCAGACCAGGCAGCAGCCTCGCCAGTTCCGCGTTGCCACGAGCGTGGTCCCTGAGGATGGGTGAGAGCGGAATCACGTGGGCTTGGGGCTGGGTTGGAGTGAACCCGCCTGCCTCAGCCCTGCCCCTACAGCACTCACCAGTGGTGATGGGTTGTCAGCACAGTGGTCAGTGATACCCTCTCCCGGCCCACGATCTCCAGCAGCTGAAAGGGATGGGAGTTAGGGACATGCAGACGGCCCAGGTGGCTGCCTGCATTGGGGCACCAGGCCTGGGTGCACAGTGTCCCAGGCATGGGATGGTGCTAGGGGCAGTGGAGACCCAGCAGACAATTAGTGAGCACCCACTGTGTACAAAACAGGCACCAGGTGAAAAAGTCCAGAGATGGCTCTAACCTCAGAGGAGACCCAAATCAAGAAACCCTAAACTCCAAATAACCAGAGACCAGAAAATAGGGGAGGGTCTGCCCCCAGCAGTGTTGTCCAGAGCCTCTAGAGGGGCCTAAGGTgcctgggcccacagcagtgcCCCCGCTGCCTCAAACCTGCCCTCACCCTTTTGGGCACGGCCACGTCCACGGCCACAGCTTCCCGCGTGCGCTCCTCGATGACCAGGTACATGTAGTTGTCCTCAAGCACAGGGATGACTTTGACCTTCATGGCCGCAGAGCTCAGCCGCACCGCACCTCCTGAGCCCCTTCCTCAGCGTGGGGCTGCCCTCTCCAGACCCTAGGCAGGGCTGTGCACGGGAGGGGTCAGTTCCACACACACGCCAGAAAGGAGCCCCGCTGCTGCTCCCGGACTGTCCCGAGGCCCGTCTGGAAGGCCAAGCTCCAGGCTCCAGATGACCTGCAGCTGCGAGGACCAGTCCCTCGCCGAGACGCCTCCCGCCGCAGGCTCCGCCCCCACGCCAGAAGCCCCGCCTATACAACCACGCCCTCTTCCGGTCCCGCCCCCAGTAGGACCGCTGCCCGAGTAGGCCCCGCCTGcttcccaggccccgccccccacGCCCTCCCGGCGCAGCGCAACCCCGGGCCCGCCCCTCTccggaccctgcccctctgcggATCCGGCCCTCAGCGCGGCTCCTCAGGCCCCAGCCCCAGACACCCTCCCGGCCCGGCCACCCACTTCCCGAAGGTCCTCTCACCTCTGTGGGTTGCGCCAGCCGGTCGCGCGGACTCCCTGAAGGACAGCCGGACAGAGGCGGACCTCGGGCGCCAATCCCGGGGCCTGGACGGAGCGCGCCACTCTCGCCGCCGCCGCCAACGGCCCGGGCCCGAGGGGCCCGCCCGCGGGGCCGGCCCGGAGCCTGCGCGCCGCGGGACCCGAGCCCGGCGCAGGGAGCACGCGTGCGCGGAGGGAGCGCGCGCACTCGTCCGGCCTTTCGCGCCCGGAGCTCTGGCGCCTACTCCGCGAAGCCCTCCTGGCACCGCGCTGAGCCAGTCTTCCCGAGTCCCCCGGCCCCGGGTTGGGACGTCTTCGGTCGGGCTGGGAGTGTAGGGAGGCTCCCGTTTGTTCGCCTGCTCGTCCCGGCGCTCAGCCTGGGGGCCTAATGAGTGTGGAACACACATGATAAGGCAAAGCGCGCTGCCTGAGGATAACAGTGACAGGGGCGGCCGCTCGGCTCCCTGTGCGCTGTCCCACACCTCCCCAGCCTGGGCCTTCTGCGCACTCCTGATTCCATTCTCGCCCCTGAGACATGCTGGGGTGACCGTCTGAATTTCCCAGATAATGAAAAGGAAGCCGGAAAGGTGTCACCAACCACTGTTCTGCTTGCCCTCGTGGGCGGGGCACCGAGAGTCTCCTGGGAGCGACAGAGGCCTTGGCAACACAAGCCACGGTGTTGCAGTAACAGGCCGGTAGTCGAGGCGACACCGGGCTCGGGGCAGCCTGCAGTCCCTTCTGTGTATGGAGCACGTGGCAGCCCCAGTGCCCCCTCCTCGGGCCACTGAGAATGTGAGTCCTCCCAGGACGCTGCTGCTTTTGGGGGTGTCCCCTGTTCCCTCACAGGCCAGGAGGGGTGTATGTACTCAGGAACTGGGCCTGATCCTGGCCACTGGAGAGCCTGCCCCAGCTCTGCCAGGCTGGGTGTGCGAGGGTGGAGGCCACAGCCCGGGCTTGAGACGAACCTTGGGGTTGAGTGGTGGTGCCTCCCTAGGTTCTGCCACGGGCCGAGGCCTGGCTGCCAGGAGTCCCTGGGGGTGCCCCAGCCTGGGCCACCAACCTTGGGACAGAGCTTCCCTCAGACCTAGAGCTGAgtgaggagcagcggctgcaggTGGGTGTGGGGCTTCTGGGTGCTGGCAGGAGGGAGGGCATCCCCAGGGCCTCACAGACTCACCCTGACCAACCCCAGGTCTGCAAGGAGCTGGTTGACCTGCAGATCAAAAACCAGCGCCTGCAGGAGCAGCACGATGCTGAAATCTTTGAGCTGAAGAGTGAGGTGGGCACTGATGTGTGCCCAGGTGTGGCATCCCAAGGGCATGTGGGGGGGTGCAGGTATGCCCCGAGTGACTATGTACACTTGCACAGTGTctgtacacactcacacaccccacCTGTCCTGTGTGTGCCGCGTCCCTGTGGATGCCCAGATGGACAATGACCTGGTCTCACGCAGGTCCTGTGGCTGGAGAGCCGCATGCTGGAGCTGGAGCTGCAGGGAGTGCAGGCGGCCCCAGCAGAGGCTGATCCAAGGCACCACCCGGCCCCGGCACAGGAGCTCGGGCACAAGCCCGGGGGGCAGGGACACTCCTACCGTCACAGACTCCAGGTCACCGGGAGTGCACAgcgggaggtgggggcaggggctgcctGGGTGGAAACTAAGCGGGTCCAGGGAGGAACAGTGAGGCCTAAACAGCTGTTCTGTGCAGGCACAGTCCGCAGACTTCCTGACCCCAGAGAACAAGCAACAGGAGCTGGGGGATGGCACAGGTGTGCAGCCACCCAGCCTGAAGGTCTGTCAGGGTTTCTCCCagcctggggtggaggtggggcggAACAGGGGACCTGGGGCTTGGGCTTTCATCCAGCCAGCCATCCTGTGCTCCACAGCTGCCAGCAGAGGCAAAGCGGGTGCAGGAGCAGCACGGGGCTCAGCAGAAGGCCCTGGAGACGTGTGTGTGAGTGGTTGCCTCCCTCATCTGGGACTGGAGGGCCCAGCGAGCGAGGGGGCTGTTCTCAAGGGGAAGAGGGGGTTATCCTTCCTGGGCCCGGCTGAGCCTCACACTTTGTCCACAGGGCAGCCCTGGGCCGGCAgctgcagggagcctgggaggaGGCCAGGACAGCTGGGCAGCGACTGGCTGCACAAGCCGTGGTGAGGCCCAGCCCTACCTGCTTTGCAATCTGGCTCTGCAAAGTCCAGCTGTGGGACACAGACTCAGggcctcctccacccccaggtGTTGTCTTCCTGCCGGGGCCAGCTCCACCAGGCTGAGGCAGAGAACGCCCAGCTGCAGCTGCAACTCAAGAAGCTGAACGAAGCGTATGCCATCCGACTGCAGCACTGCGCCCAAACCGTGGCCGTGAGCACCGAGGGGTGGCCTCGTACTGGGTGGGAGGCCTCTGGGTCCTGGGGAGCCTGAGCCTGGCCTGACCGCGATCAACCACCTCTGAGACTCCTGACCTTGTTAGAGAGACTTCAGGCCTACCCAGCACACTATCCTCAGACCAGCTCTAGGGCGGGAGTTAAGAGGGAGATTGGATCCGACCAAGCCCCGCCCTTCCCGGTCCTGGCCCCGCCTCCTCCAGGGATACGCAGATGGCGCAGGCCCGAAGCCCACAGCCGCAGCCCTTCGGACATTCCTGGAGACCACTCTGGAGGACATTAGGGCAGCTCATCACAGCCGTGAGCAGCAGCTAGCCCGGGCTGCCCGCTTCTACCGCAAGTGCCTGGCAGATCTGAGCCGGAGGCATGAGGAGCTGCTGACCGCCCACAGGTGGGCCCCTCCCTGAGACTGGCACCTGGGGGTGGATGGCCCCTCCCTGAGGCGGGCATCGGGGGGCAGACGGCCCTGTGAGACCCGGTGTGGGGCTTAGTGTGCAGCAAATGCTGGTGAACCCTTTCAGAGCCCAGGGGACCCCCAGGGCTGCCTTTGGTGCGGCTCCCTCGGATGTGGCGCTGCTGCCCCTGAGCACAGTCACCGAATCCAGCCACCAGACGGAGGACCAGGCCAGGCTGGAGAAGGAGCTCCAGAAGCTCAAGGCCCAGGTGacccctccctgctgccccctAACCCACCCCAGGACCCCTTCCAGGCTCAGCCAAGCCCAAACCCCCAGGCCTTGGAGCAGACTGCCCTGTTTAGCAACCCCTGCTCTTGTTCCCACAGAAGGGATCCAGTGAAGTCTCCCAGGGGGGCACAGTAGAGCCACAGTGAGTACCTAGTGTGGGTGCTGGGGGGACCCATTTATTCTGGAAGCTAACTACAGGGGCAGTGTTCTGGTTGCTGCAGCAAATAAAGTGATCTAGCTGTGACTTCCAGTCTCGGCCTGCTTAGGAGACACTATCTCAGAAAACCAAGCGCCTGGAGTGAGGAGGGGTCCTGACAGGAGAGGGGCTAACCTTGAATGGGAGGGTCAGGGAGACGCCCCAAGGAATGGACATCTCACCTGAGACTCAGGACCCCAGCTGTAGACCACTGGGGGTGTGGACAGAAGAGGGCCCGACCCAGGACAAGGCAGGAGCAGCTGCCTGGTTACTTTCACAGCCTTTGTGCTTTCATGTTCCCAACATGAAGCCTCCTTACTGacactgcagtcactgtccaagCTGGCCCGGTGGCTCAGCTTTCTGAGTGGCCAGtggggcccccacccccacccctgccatacAGAGCTGGCGCCAAGACTCAGGCAGGGCCATCCCAAACTTGCTGCCAGGAGGAACCTCAAGGACCGCAGGGCCCTGACTTGAGCAGGGTTGTTGATCAGCACTTGGGTCAATGCCAGCTCTCATGCCCACCTCTCTGCCTCCCCTCAAGGGGCCTGGAAGCTGCGTCCTGGGCCCAGATCCGCCAGAATCTACAGGAGTTCGCCCGTGGCACCCAGGTAGTGAGCAGAGCCTGGCCCGAGGCCCCTCCTCACAATGAGCCTAGCTCATGGCTTGTGTCCCCCACGCCAGGCAGAGCTGGAGCGGGAGCGGGCACAGCTGCTGGTCCGCGCCACGATGGCAGAGGAGCAGCTTTCTGAGCTACAGGAGTATGTGGACCAGCACCTGGGAAGGTGGGCCTGGGATTCGGGGACCTCGGTTCCAGGCACTGGCAGCAGGGCTTGTCCACAACTAGGCAGGTGACTAACCTGGTTTCTCTGAGCAGGTACAAGCAGGAGATCCTGAGGCTGAGAAAGCTGGTGGGTACAGGGGACCCCTGGAAAGTGGGGGCCATACCTTCAGACAAGCCCCAGCACCCAAGGACCTGCAACCACTAACTGGTCAACAGGCAAACCTGGAGGAGAGCTCTTCATAGTCAGCCAGCATGGCGCTCTCCCCACAGCACCCCCTAGATGACTTCACCCAGCCCTCCAGCCAACAAGAAGCAGGGTGgggtcttcccttgtggtccagtggctaagtctccacactcccaatgcagggcaccCTGGTTCAAtgcctgatcaaggaactagatcccacatgccacaactaagagttctcaaaACATCCcactgctgcaactaagacccagcataaccaaataaatattaaaaaaaaaaaagagagaatcagGGTGGAGCCCAGAGTCTTTAATGCCTGCAGTCAGCCATTCTGAGAATTGGGGGTTCCAAGTACGGAGGCAGAACTGGGCCCTGGCACAGCCTGCCCAGCGGGCCCACCTCTGTGGATGTCATAGGCCCAGACTCGGTCCAGGCCCTCACCTACCACAGCCACAGGCtgccaggtggggagggggaagcgCCCAGACACCACGCGGGCTCCTGCAGGCAACTCTGCCTGCAGCTTGTCCTCCAGCAATGGGAGCtgtgggagagaggggagggtggCGTGGGCCAGGGGGACATGGCTCCCCCTAGCAGCTCCTCCAGGTCCAGTGCCTACACTGGGGATGGCCTGGGCGTCCCATGAAGTCAGCAAACCCCAGACCTACCACACTAGGAGCCAGGAACACAGACACATTATGGCAGTCCCTCAGGCTCACCTGCAGGAAGAGGAAGTCACCCCAGCTGGGAAAGAGGTTTGGTGGGCATGGAGTCACCACAGCTTCCAAGGCCCAGCCCCAGCCTGCCAGGTGGTAAGAGGAACCCGGCGCTGTCAGCAGAGCGGCCATGCCAGAACTGGAAGCATGGAGATCAGGCGTGGGGTCTGAGGGGATCCAGGGCTCCCTAGGTTACCTTCCAGAGGTCCTCACGGTGGTAGCGGACACTGCCAGCACAGCCTGCCCTCCAGGCACGCAGCCGCGCCAGTCCCACCAGCCAGGGGTTCAGCTCGTAGCCCACAGCGGGGCGGAGGCCGCACCTGTGGGCAGCCAGCACCTGTGGGCCCAGAGAGTCAGGACCAAGAGACGCGGAGGCGCGCTCACAGAAAAGGTTATAGCAAAGATGTCCCCAACACACACAGTCCTTACAATCCTGCCGTCCCCAGAGCCCAGGTCCACTGTCTTCCCAGGACGGCCTCGCAGCAACGACAACACGTGCTCCACCTGCCTGGCACTCGCGCCGACATACGGCACCTGGACGCGGAAGACGGGGCTGTGAGGGTGGGGCCCGCCTCCCAGGCCTCCTCTCTGGGCGAGGGCTGTCAGGTCCCACTTGAAGCGAGCTCCACCCCACAGCCCCGCCGGCCCGGCGCAGCAGCACCCTCCGCCTCACACCTGCGCTCAGCGAcccgccccagcccagcccacccgGCCGGCGCTGGCCCGCCGCACCCCGGCCCCGCACCTGCAGGCGCAGCGGCACGCGGCGGAAGCCGGGCTGCAGCAGCAGCGCCCACACGGCGTAGACGGCCAGGCCCGAGCCCGCCGCCACCTGCAGCAGCTCCAACGGGCCCGGCCGCCGCTCGCGCAGCTCCGTCAGCGCCTCGGCCGGGTCGTCCTGCTCCATGGCTGCGGGGCACTGGCTTAGGGGCGTCCCGCCGCAGGGACCCTCCCCGGCTCAGGCCCAAGATCCGGGTCGCCGACGCCGGAAGGGGCGGGGCGATGGCTGCTCCAAGACGCCGGAAGCGGTCGGTCCGTTCGCGTCCCGTTTCCCCCGGGTCCCGGGCCCGTGTCGCGGGTTCCGGGGCGACCCTCAGGGGTTCTGGCCACACAGCACGCCGCGCGTAGCGCGCGTCCCTCAGTCGCGGACTGTTGCCGCAGACTCCAGTGCCGCGCGTCCCAGAGCGGGGGCCGCCCGCGGGAGGCAGTGCCGGGCCCCGGGGACTGGCGGCGGAGGCCCGTGCGGCCTGGGAAGGGCTCGCGCGGCTGAGGCGGCGACCAGCACACCCCGATCGCCCGCCGAGCCCAGGAGCAGTCTCGGGGGGCCCGGGCCCTCCCACGGCTGAAGGCAAAGAGCCCGGGTGCGCGGGAAACGCCGGGTTctgcaggggcggggcggggggttggTCTCGGCTGAGGGCCCGGCGAGGGGGTTGACAAGGAGAATTCAGCAGAACGGAGAAGACAGATGGCTGTCTCAGCGCGACGGGAGGGGAGGCGAATACGAGGGGCTGGACCCTCTGGCAACTGGCCCAGccatgggggtgggaggaagagccCCAGGAACTGGGGAGAccacctcccttctccaggaagcatcacacacacaaagaaagatgGAGTTCCCAGAAGTGCCCTGGCAGAACTTGGGAACGGGAGAGGGAACTGGCAGGACAGAGCCAGGACCCCCTCCTGAGGCCAGAAGGCCTTGAGTGGTAGAAACTTGTCTGCacacaggctcctcctccatccatggcccGTCAGTAGGCCCAGCGGGGACGGACGCTGCTTCAGGCAACGTGGACCTGCCGGATACCACTGTCCGCAGCGCCCCCCCTCCCAAGTGCAGACTGCTTCACACTGGGGCCCCGCTGCCACCAGCGTGGAAGACAGGTATCCTTGTGCCCTGCTCCCGAGACCTGAGTACTGAAGAGGAGGAGGGCTGCTCCCACCTCCAACCAAGAatctcctgcctccttcctggcTCCCACTGCCCCTCCCCAGA
This genomic interval from Bos mutus isolate GX-2022 chromosome 25, NWIPB_WYAK_1.1, whole genome shotgun sequence contains the following:
- the CIAO3 gene encoding cytosolic iron-sulfur assembly component 3 — translated: MASPFSGALQLTDLDDFIAPSQDCIKPMKVDRRPGSGVAKIHIEDDGSYFQVSQDGGMKKLEKAKISLDDCLACSGCVTSAETVLITQQSHEELRKVLGANKTAAPDQQKLVVISVSPQSRASLAVRFQLNPTDTARKLTAFFKKIGAHYVFDTAFSRNFSLLESQWEFVRRFRGQADPEQALPVLTSACPGWICYAEKTHGSTLLPHISTARSPQQVMGSLVKDFFAQQQHLTPDKVYHATVMPCYDKKLEASRPDFFSQEHQTRDVDCVITTGEVFKLLEEEGVSLSELEPAPLDSLCSSASAQEPTSHQGGGSGGYLEHVFRHAAQELFGIHVTEVTYRPLRNKDLQEVILEREGQVLLHFAAAYGFRNIQNLVQKLKRGRCPYHYVEVMACPAGCLNGGGQLKAPDMPGKELLQQVERLYGLVRTEAPEDAPGVQELYERWLQGAGSERAGRLLHTSYHAVEKAGSGLSIRW
- the HAGHL gene encoding hydroxyacylglutathione hydrolase-like protein isoform X2, which translates into the protein MKVKVIPVLEDNYMYLVIEERTREAVAVDVAVPKRLLEIVGRERVSLTTVLTTHHHWDHARGNAELARLLPGLVVLGADERICALTRRLAHGEELRFGAIHVRCLLTPGHTLGHMSYFLWEEECPDPPAVFSGDALSVAGCGSRLEGTVQQMYQSLVETLGTLPPETVFCGHEHTLGNLEFAQKVEPYNDHVKAKLSWAKQRDEDDVPTVPATLGEELLYNPFLRVAEESVRKFTGKVAPSDVLDVLCRERASFERAAEPLQPQARALLALQWGLLSTPRQK
- the HAGHL gene encoding hydroxyacylglutathione hydrolase-like protein isoform X1: MKVKVIPVLEDNYMYLVIEERTREAVAVDVAVPKRLLEIVGRERVSLTTVLTTHHHWDHARGNAELARLLPGLVVLGADERICALTRRLAHGEELRFGAIHVRCLLTPGHTLGHMSYFLWEEECPDPPAVFSGDALSVAGCGSRLEGTVQQMYQSLVETLGTLPPETKVFCGHEHTLGNLEFAQKVEPYNDHVKAKLSWAKQRDEDDVPTVPATLGEELLYNPFLRVAEESVRKFTGKVAPSDVLDVLCRERASFERAAEPLQPQARALLALQWGLLSTPRQK
- the HAGHL gene encoding hydroxyacylglutathione hydrolase-like protein isoform X4, with product MKVKVIPVLEDNYMYLVIEERTREAVAVDVAVPKRLLEIVGRERVSLTTVLTTHHHWDHARGNAELARLLPGLVVLGADERICALTRRLAHGEELRFGAIHVRCLLTPGHTLGHMSYFLWEEECPDPPAVFSGDALSVAGCGSRLEGTVQQMYQSLVETLGTLPPETVFCGHEHTLGNLEFAQKVEPYNDHVKAKLSWAKRDEDDVPTVPATLGEELLYNPFLRVAEESVRKFTGKVAPSDVLDVLCRERASFERAAEPLQPQARALLALQWGLLSTPRQK
- the HAGHL gene encoding hydroxyacylglutathione hydrolase-like protein isoform X3, which produces MKVKVIPVLEDNYMYLVIEERTREAVAVDVAVPKRLLEIVGRERVSLTTVLTTHHHWDHARGNAELARLLPGLVVLGADERICALTRRLAHGEELRFGAIHVRCLLTPGHTLGHMSYFLWEEECPDPPAVFSGDALSVAGCGSRLEGTVQQMYQSLVETLGTLPPETKVFCGHEHTLGNLEFAQKVEPYNDHVKAKLSWAKRDEDDVPTVPATLGEELLYNPFLRVAEESVRKFTGKVAPSDVLDVLCRERASFERAAEPLQPQARALLALQWGLLSTPRQK